In the genome of Candidatus Nanopelagicales bacterium, one region contains:
- a CDS encoding YrhK family protein, with the protein MPSPHELDARRDRRQRATAYGFMVGSALFALGVPLSLMSRLSPAVAGWTFFLGSVFFTGAGWLQFLSSREELPPPPDGTGRGWFGAILRPRTADWTASALQLLGTLAFNISTFRAAVDAAGGTGPYALVWRPDLLGSILFLVASGMAYAPEVRRRRHTHVRDRSWAIAALNMLGSVAFGFSAVGAYLVPADDQLLNTRWANGGTLFGAVCFLAGAALLVPPRSSAGRG; encoded by the coding sequence ATGCCGTCACCGCACGAACTCGACGCACGTCGCGACCGGCGACAGCGCGCGACGGCGTACGGCTTCATGGTGGGCTCGGCGCTGTTCGCCTTGGGCGTGCCGTTGAGCCTGATGTCGCGGCTGAGCCCTGCGGTCGCCGGCTGGACGTTCTTCCTCGGGTCGGTATTCTTCACCGGCGCCGGCTGGCTGCAGTTCCTCAGCTCACGCGAGGAACTGCCGCCCCCGCCCGACGGCACGGGTCGGGGCTGGTTCGGTGCCATCCTGCGCCCGCGGACCGCGGACTGGACCGCCTCGGCACTACAGCTGCTGGGCACGCTGGCCTTCAACATCAGCACCTTCCGGGCAGCCGTGGACGCTGCCGGCGGGACCGGTCCCTACGCGCTGGTGTGGCGCCCGGACCTGCTGGGCTCGATCCTCTTCCTGGTCGCCAGCGGGATGGCGTACGCACCCGAGGTCCGGCGGCGCCGGCACACGCACGTGCGGGACCGCTCGTGGGCAATCGCGGCGCTGAACATGCTCGGCTCGGTCGCCTTCGGGTTCTCCGCGGTGGGTGCCTACCTGGTGCCCGCCGACGACCAGCTCCTCAACACCCGGTGGGCCAACGGTGGCACGCTGTTCGGCGCGGTCTGCTTCCTGGCCGGGGCGGCCCTGCTGGTGCCGCCGCGGTCGTCCGCAGGGCGCGGTTGA
- a CDS encoding thioredoxin family protein: MGGEVIEVLDEDDDLQAHVLTPGLTVLDFTADWCPPCRRFAPVFDASAGRHPDVRHVRVDVDYRPDLAADFDVRGIPTTVVLRDGVMVRSVSGALDRHGLDELIDSARAGEVSA, encoded by the coding sequence GTGGGCGGTGAGGTCATCGAGGTCCTGGACGAGGACGACGACCTGCAGGCGCACGTCCTCACGCCGGGACTGACGGTGCTCGACTTCACCGCGGACTGGTGCCCCCCGTGCCGCCGGTTCGCCCCGGTGTTCGACGCCAGCGCCGGCCGCCATCCGGACGTCCGCCACGTGCGCGTCGACGTCGACTACCGTCCGGACCTGGCGGCGGACTTCGACGTACGCGGGATCCCCACGACGGTGGTCCTCCGGGACGGCGTCATGGTCCGCTCGGTGTCCGGTGCCCTGGACCGGCACGGACTCGATGAGCTCATCGACTCGGCCCGGGCCGGGGAGGTCTCCGCGTAG
- a CDS encoding wax ester/triacylglycerol synthase family O-acyltransferase: protein MARSAGSPTPVARLEGADRMQWESDVGPFPQHMVAVLFLEPSSAPAEEWARAMTQRLGGIPLLGRRPARPPFGGGPWVWLDDDRDPAGHVDVGRSEGADDAAMVDQAMALAAQPMPRGRSPWRARVLVGPDGAVRALVLVLHHALADGLNGLLLLGALVDGVPVSAPTSVTAPPDRAALARDAWSRRLRAARALPTLLPALRAGWQEMGGGRTPRAPRTPVTRPTGPRREVVALDLGLDAVRQAAHRDGATVTDVLLVAAASALDGVSERAGTPLPTVVVSVPVAVTGPGGQGTAGNAVGAIRMPVPTRGDPAARVRTVSALRRERLAATHGRSLPLVLASFRVLTTLGLVRFFLDHQRLVNTLVTSMRGPDHPLTILGTSVRRVVPVVVNQGNQTVSFAALGYAGTLTVSVITDPDAGPRAVEVARRLRVETDRILHPPG, encoded by the coding sequence GTGGCGAGGTCCGCGGGGTCGCCGACGCCGGTGGCGCGGCTGGAGGGCGCGGACCGCATGCAGTGGGAGTCCGACGTCGGTCCGTTCCCCCAGCACATGGTCGCCGTCCTGTTCCTCGAGCCCTCGTCCGCTCCGGCGGAGGAGTGGGCCAGGGCGATGACCCAACGGCTGGGCGGCATCCCCCTGCTGGGCCGCCGGCCGGCGCGCCCCCCGTTCGGCGGCGGCCCGTGGGTCTGGCTCGATGACGACCGCGACCCCGCCGGGCACGTGGACGTGGGCCGCAGCGAGGGCGCGGACGACGCCGCGATGGTTGACCAGGCCATGGCCCTGGCCGCGCAACCGATGCCGAGGGGACGATCACCGTGGCGCGCACGCGTCCTGGTCGGACCCGACGGCGCGGTGCGCGCGCTGGTCCTGGTCCTGCACCACGCCCTCGCCGACGGGCTGAACGGCCTGCTCCTGCTGGGGGCGCTGGTCGACGGCGTCCCGGTGAGCGCACCGACCTCAGTCACTGCGCCCCCGGACCGGGCAGCCCTCGCGCGCGACGCCTGGTCGCGACGGCTGCGAGCCGCACGCGCCCTGCCCACGCTGCTCCCCGCTCTGCGCGCCGGCTGGCAGGAGATGGGGGGCGGCCGAACGCCGAGGGCTCCCCGTACGCCGGTCACTCGGCCCACGGGGCCGCGGCGTGAGGTCGTCGCCCTCGACCTGGGCCTCGACGCCGTCCGGCAGGCGGCGCACCGGGACGGGGCGACGGTCACCGACGTGCTGCTGGTCGCCGCTGCGTCGGCGCTGGACGGCGTGTCGGAACGCGCGGGCACGCCACTGCCGACGGTCGTGGTCTCGGTCCCGGTCGCCGTCACCGGACCGGGCGGACAGGGCACCGCCGGCAACGCGGTCGGGGCGATCCGGATGCCCGTGCCCACCCGCGGCGACCCCGCGGCACGGGTCCGCACGGTCTCGGCGCTGCGACGCGAGCGGCTGGCCGCCACGCACGGGCGCTCGCTCCCGCTCGTCCTGGCGTCCTTCCGCGTCCTCACGACCCTGGGACTGGTCCGGTTCTTCCTCGACCACCAGCGCCTGGTGAACACCCTTGTGACGAGCATGCGCGGACCCGACCACCCGCTGACGATCCTCGGCACGTCGGTACGCCGCGTGGTCCCCGTGGTCGTCAACCAGGGCAACCAGACCGTGTCGTTCGCGGCGCTCGGCTACGCCGGCACGCTGACCGTGTCGGTCATCACCGACCCCGACGCCGGCCCGCGGGCGGTCGAGGTCGCACGCCGGCTGCGGGTCGAGACGGACCGGATCCTGCACCCGCCCGGCTGA
- the rsgA gene encoding ribosome small subunit-dependent GTPase A, producing the protein MSVTSLDDLGWQLQPQDHLEPHTHPDHRHPARVVQQGRGAWHVHDGQHTRVARLRSRSTAEPVAGDWVLIQVEDDRDAWIESVLPRRTSLARVVAGPRSEPQVIAANVDLVGICTPADAVNPRRLERELTAVWESGARPVVVVTKTDLVPDPEVVVADVAPVALGVEVIPVTVTTAGGAAPLAGALGPGETMALIGPSGVGKSSLVNALVGEQVLATTDVRADGKGRHTTTSRHLVPLPTGGLLLDTPGMREFAPWASQGALADAFADIDELADGCRFSDCRHDVEPGCAVLAAAENDPAVAERLASWRALQRELAWLERRNDARLMAEERRRWASIMRSARGQIRP; encoded by the coding sequence TTGTCCGTCACCTCTCTCGACGACCTCGGCTGGCAGTTGCAGCCGCAGGACCACCTCGAACCGCACACCCACCCCGACCACCGGCATCCCGCCCGGGTGGTCCAGCAGGGCCGCGGCGCCTGGCACGTCCACGACGGCCAGCACACCCGGGTCGCCCGGCTGCGTTCCCGTTCCACCGCCGAGCCGGTCGCCGGCGACTGGGTGCTGATCCAGGTCGAGGACGACCGCGACGCCTGGATCGAGTCCGTCCTGCCCCGGCGTACGTCCCTCGCCCGCGTCGTCGCCGGTCCCCGCAGCGAGCCGCAGGTCATCGCCGCGAACGTCGACCTGGTGGGCATCTGCACGCCGGCGGACGCGGTGAACCCGCGCCGGCTCGAGCGCGAGCTGACCGCGGTGTGGGAGTCCGGGGCCCGGCCGGTCGTGGTGGTCACGAAGACCGACCTCGTCCCCGACCCCGAGGTGGTCGTCGCCGACGTGGCCCCGGTGGCGCTGGGCGTGGAGGTCATCCCCGTCACCGTGACGACGGCGGGCGGTGCGGCGCCGCTCGCGGGTGCGCTGGGGCCCGGGGAGACCATGGCCCTCATCGGGCCGTCCGGGGTCGGCAAGTCCAGCCTGGTCAACGCACTGGTCGGCGAGCAGGTCCTGGCCACGACCGACGTGCGTGCCGACGGCAAGGGCCGTCACACGACCACGAGCCGGCATCTCGTGCCGCTGCCCACGGGCGGCCTGCTGCTGGACACCCCCGGGATGCGGGAGTTCGCCCCGTGGGCCTCGCAGGGCGCGCTTGCCGACGCCTTCGCCGACATCGACGAGCTGGCGGACGGCTGCCGGTTCTCCGACTGCCGGCACGACGTGGAGCCCGGGTGCGCCGTCCTGGCCGCCGCCGAGAACGACCCCGCGGTGGCGGAGCGGCTGGCGTCCTGGCGAGCGCTGCAGCGCGAGCTGGCCTGGCTGGAGCGCCGCAACGACGCCCGGCTCATGGCGGAGGAGCGTCGGCGCTGGGCGAGCATCATGCGTAGCGCACGCGGTCAGATCAGGCCCTGA
- a CDS encoding cupin domain-containing protein codes for MESVPARPTTKAPAERFTGDVWVDVLARGDGESRIRVNRVRFTPGARTAWHSHSLGQTLHVTDGAGVVATHEHVIPVRAGDTVHTPAGEEHWHGALPDRFMAHLAMWEGDATRWGPLVTDDEYATAVEAAHPGTE; via the coding sequence ATGGAGTCCGTGCCCGCACGGCCCACCACGAAGGCACCGGCGGAGCGCTTCACCGGCGACGTCTGGGTCGACGTCCTCGCCCGCGGCGACGGCGAGTCCCGCATCCGCGTCAACCGGGTACGGTTCACCCCCGGCGCCCGCACGGCCTGGCACAGCCACAGCCTCGGTCAGACCCTGCACGTCACCGACGGCGCGGGGGTGGTCGCCACCCACGAGCACGTCATCCCCGTGCGCGCGGGGGACACGGTGCACACGCCCGCCGGCGAGGAGCACTGGCACGGGGCGCTGCCCGACCGGTTCATGGCCCACCTGGCGATGTGGGAGGGCGACGCCACCAGGTGGGGCCCCCTGGTCACCGACGACGAGTACGCCACTGCGGTGGAGGCCGCGCACCCCGGAACCGAGTGA
- a CDS encoding recombinase family protein has product MKTTRAAIYARISLTKTDDDTAGVDRQLAACRDLADAKGWTAVGEYVDNNRSAMTGKRPQYARLLDDVESGGIDVVVVWSADRLYRRLADLEELVDRLGRTKVATVMSGDVDLSTADGRMTARILGSVAQRESEKFAERMKASCRQRAEQGRLAGGPRWFGYTADHRDLVPAEADAIRDAAAQVVQGVPLRRIAADWRDRGLTGPTGSAVTAATVRAALLRPDVAGLSAYRGKEARAKGEPARIVGTLVDRPAILTAEQHHQLVAILTSPARTTPRGRPGSTLLGETLTCAACGAPLAAQSRRQRTGPRVPTYNCRAGHVTRDREPMDAAVSALVVEYLRRNADRLRRPVQAAGKVSKAAEKADRLRAKLAAMPALLVGDDAMDPMDYAAAVGTLRAELRALESSLARTSTTPSSAALVGADDVAAAWEAVSVETQRRIVRELVESIVVDRRPRGGAVTDAVTVRFKDFRAEAAA; this is encoded by the coding sequence ATGAAGACCACCCGAGCCGCGATCTACGCCCGGATCAGCCTGACCAAGACCGACGACGACACCGCCGGGGTCGACCGCCAGCTCGCCGCCTGCCGCGACCTGGCCGACGCCAAGGGCTGGACCGCGGTCGGCGAGTACGTCGACAACAACCGCTCGGCGATGACCGGCAAGCGGCCGCAGTACGCCCGGCTGCTGGACGACGTCGAGTCCGGCGGCATCGACGTCGTGGTGGTGTGGTCGGCCGACCGGCTGTACCGGCGGCTGGCCGACCTCGAGGAGCTGGTCGACCGGCTCGGTCGGACCAAGGTCGCCACGGTGATGTCCGGCGACGTCGACCTGTCCACCGCAGACGGCCGGATGACCGCCCGCATCCTCGGCAGCGTGGCGCAGCGGGAGTCGGAGAAGTTCGCCGAGCGGATGAAGGCGTCGTGCCGCCAGCGCGCCGAGCAGGGACGGCTGGCCGGCGGTCCGCGCTGGTTCGGGTACACCGCCGACCACCGCGACCTCGTCCCCGCGGAGGCCGACGCGATCCGCGACGCCGCCGCCCAGGTCGTCCAGGGGGTGCCGCTGCGGCGGATCGCCGCGGACTGGCGCGACCGCGGCCTGACCGGCCCCACCGGCTCGGCGGTGACAGCCGCGACCGTGCGGGCCGCGCTGCTGCGCCCCGACGTCGCCGGGCTGTCCGCGTACAGGGGCAAGGAGGCCCGGGCCAAGGGCGAGCCGGCCCGCATCGTGGGCACCCTGGTCGACCGGCCGGCGATCCTCACCGCCGAGCAGCATCACCAGCTCGTCGCCATCCTCACCTCGCCGGCGCGCACGACCCCCCGCGGCCGACCGGGGTCGACCCTGCTCGGGGAGACGCTGACGTGCGCGGCTTGCGGCGCCCCGCTGGCCGCACAGTCCCGCCGGCAGCGCACCGGACCCCGGGTGCCGACGTACAACTGCCGGGCCGGTCACGTCACCCGCGACCGGGAGCCGATGGACGCCGCCGTGTCCGCCCTGGTCGTGGAGTACCTGCGGCGCAACGCCGACCGGCTGCGCCGCCCGGTGCAGGCCGCCGGCAAGGTCAGCAAGGCCGCGGAGAAGGCCGACCGGCTGCGGGCCAAGCTGGCCGCCATGCCGGCGCTGCTGGTCGGCGACGACGCGATGGACCCGATGGACTACGCCGCCGCCGTGGGCACCCTGCGCGCGGAGCTGCGGGCCCTGGAATCGTCACTGGCCCGCACCTCGACGACCCCGAGCTCGGCGGCGCTGGTCGGCGCCGACGACGTCGCCGCGGCCTGGGAGGCCGTCAGCGTGGAGACGCAGCGGCGCATCGTGCGCGAGCTGGTCGAGTCCATCGTGGTCGACCGGCGCCCGCGCGGCGGGGCGGTGACCGACGCGGTCACGGTGCGGTTCAAGGACTTCCGGGCGGAGGCCGCGGCATGA
- a CDS encoding DUF2237 domain-containing protein, giving the protein MTQRNVLGGELEPCGSDPLTGFYRDGCCTSGPEDVGRHSICAVVTAEFLDHQRSIGNDLSTPMPMYGFPGLVPGDRWCVTVVNWARAHEDGVAAPVVLAATNESVLELVPLDVLRSYAVDVPPDPSALLG; this is encoded by the coding sequence GTGACCCAGCGCAACGTGCTCGGCGGCGAGCTCGAACCCTGCGGCAGTGACCCGCTCACCGGCTTCTACCGCGACGGCTGCTGCACCAGCGGTCCGGAGGACGTGGGCCGGCACTCGATCTGCGCCGTGGTGACGGCCGAGTTCCTCGACCACCAGCGGTCGATCGGCAACGACCTGTCCACGCCGATGCCGATGTACGGGTTCCCCGGGCTGGTCCCCGGGGATCGTTGGTGCGTCACGGTGGTCAACTGGGCCCGCGCGCACGAGGACGGGGTCGCGGCACCGGTCGTCCTGGCAGCCACGAACGAGTCGGTGCTGGAGTTGGTCCCCCTCGACGTCCTGCGGTCGTACGCCGTGGACGTGCCGCCCGACCCGTCCGCCCTGCTCGGGTGA
- a CDS encoding LamG-like jellyroll fold domain-containing protein, producing the protein MGATSVSRSGRRAAHVVGAVAVAALVAALLVPAAVHAEPAADGPSGTAARLSAAPRESWHPSGPYSGWYMDAGAGNTLVTVGSQSVVPTIYGATWVTGWNRYGIGFDGRSTGQAQYVKVPWTFPFNEGGAASIAFWIKPAGTAPSYEVVVWSRGGFGASVPDAERFVIGYGANNDFYLEEKAAGRQFILSSSGGIDPTGWSHVAITRAQVSGGFDYRLYVDGSLRNSRVTDMPKPASLGEWYLGRRGDALADDPMRWFQGTLDEMYTYYRALTPAEIATMASGGPAPAARPGKVTGVRATPTRGRITVTWRAATGSPTRYTVQVSTNARVWKLAGRTSGSTTRLSWTRGRAGVLYYFRVAASSSAGSGPWSATVRARFR; encoded by the coding sequence ATGGGTGCGACGTCGGTGTCACGGTCCGGGCGGAGAGCCGCGCACGTCGTGGGGGCGGTGGCGGTCGCGGCCTTGGTCGCTGCGCTGCTCGTTCCGGCGGCGGTGCACGCCGAACCTGCGGCGGACGGTCCCTCAGGTACCGCTGCCCGCCTCTCGGCCGCGCCGCGGGAGTCCTGGCACCCCAGCGGGCCGTACTCGGGCTGGTACATGGATGCCGGTGCGGGCAACACGCTGGTCACGGTCGGCAGCCAGTCGGTGGTCCCCACGATCTACGGCGCCACGTGGGTCACGGGCTGGAACCGCTACGGCATCGGGTTCGACGGCCGCAGCACGGGTCAGGCCCAGTACGTGAAGGTGCCCTGGACCTTCCCCTTCAACGAGGGGGGCGCGGCCAGCATCGCGTTCTGGATCAAGCCGGCAGGGACGGCTCCGTCGTACGAGGTGGTGGTCTGGAGCCGCGGCGGGTTCGGCGCGTCGGTTCCGGATGCCGAGCGGTTCGTCATCGGGTACGGAGCGAACAACGACTTCTACCTGGAGGAGAAGGCGGCCGGGCGGCAGTTCATCCTGAGCTCGTCCGGAGGCATCGACCCGACCGGCTGGTCCCACGTGGCCATCACCCGGGCCCAGGTCTCCGGCGGATTCGACTATCGGCTGTACGTCGACGGGTCGCTGCGCAACTCCCGGGTCACCGACATGCCGAAGCCGGCGTCCCTGGGGGAGTGGTACCTCGGTCGCCGTGGCGATGCGTTGGCCGACGACCCGATGCGCTGGTTCCAGGGCACGCTCGACGAGATGTACACGTACTACCGAGCGCTGACCCCGGCCGAGATCGCGACCATGGCGTCCGGTGGACCGGCACCCGCCGCCAGGCCCGGCAAGGTCACCGGTGTCCGGGCTACGCCGACCCGCGGCCGCATCACGGTGACGTGGAGGGCGGCAACCGGGTCCCCGACCCGCTACACGGTCCAGGTCTCGACCAACGCCCGGGTGTGGAAGCTGGCCGGTCGGACCTCGGGCTCCACGACCCGGCTGTCGTGGACGCGCGGACGTGCGGGCGTCCTGTACTACTTCCGGGTCGCGGCGTCGTCGTCAGCGGGCAGTGGACCGTGGTCGGCCACCGTCCGGGCCCGCTTCCGCTAG
- a CDS encoding 2TM domain-containing protein has product MTSGPEYTTSEQELRAQAAQNLKRRTDFYWHVVAFVIINGMFWILWALLSGTDSYPWPIWITLFWGIGLAFHAGDALRRPVSQAAIDREVERMRGRPA; this is encoded by the coding sequence ATGACGTCCGGCCCCGAGTACACCACCAGCGAGCAGGAACTCCGCGCCCAGGCGGCACAGAACCTCAAGCGGCGCACCGACTTCTACTGGCACGTCGTGGCCTTCGTCATCATCAACGGGATGTTCTGGATCCTGTGGGCCCTGCTCTCCGGGACCGACAGCTACCCGTGGCCGATCTGGATCACCCTGTTCTGGGGCATCGGCCTGGCGTTCCACGCCGGTGACGCACTGCGGCGCCCCGTGTCGCAGGCCGCGATCGACCGCGAGGTCGAGCGCATGCGCGGCCGCCCGGCCTGA
- a CDS encoding ABC transporter ATP-binding protein, whose translation MSAKVEVAGRPGGTDVVEVEGLEKSYGAFRALDGLDLRVARGEVHAFLGPNGAGKSTTMRVLLGLLKADAGRVSVLGLDPWRDVEDLHRRLAYVPGDVSLWPGLTGGQAIDLLGKLRGGLDEERRTRLVERFELDTTKRGRQYSKGNRQKVALVAALSSDVELLLLDEPTSGLDPLMAAVFQEEVATEKARGRSVLLSSHILSEAEALADRVSIIRDGRIVDSGTLQQLRSRARSTIRATLTSPPPALPDWPFAPDAHLDGAVLTASVDDADINRAMSVLAGHGIASLSVTPPSLEDLFLRHYDLDAGTTTGSS comes from the coding sequence ATGAGTGCGAAGGTGGAGGTGGCCGGCCGGCCCGGTGGCACCGACGTCGTCGAGGTCGAGGGGCTGGAGAAGTCGTACGGGGCGTTCCGCGCACTCGACGGACTGGACCTGCGGGTCGCGCGCGGTGAGGTCCACGCGTTCCTCGGCCCCAACGGAGCCGGGAAGTCAACGACGATGCGGGTGCTGCTGGGGCTGCTGAAGGCCGACGCCGGCCGGGTCAGCGTCCTGGGCCTGGACCCCTGGCGTGACGTGGAGGACCTGCACCGGCGGCTGGCGTACGTGCCCGGTGACGTCAGCCTGTGGCCCGGGCTCACCGGCGGGCAGGCGATCGACCTGCTCGGGAAGCTGCGCGGCGGCCTGGACGAGGAGCGCCGGACCCGGCTGGTCGAGCGGTTCGAGCTGGACACCACCAAGCGCGGGCGGCAGTACTCCAAGGGGAACCGGCAGAAGGTCGCGCTGGTCGCGGCGCTGTCGTCCGACGTCGAGCTGCTGCTGCTCGACGAACCCACGTCGGGCCTGGACCCGTTGATGGCCGCGGTGTTCCAGGAGGAGGTCGCGACCGAGAAGGCCCGCGGCCGCAGTGTCCTGCTGTCCAGCCACATCCTCAGCGAGGCCGAGGCGCTGGCCGACCGGGTGAGCATCATCCGGGACGGCCGCATCGTCGACAGCGGGACCCTGCAGCAGCTGCGCAGCAGGGCCCGGTCCACGATCCGGGCGACCCTGACCAGTCCGCCTCCCGCGCTGCCGGACTGGCCCTTCGCCCCGGACGCGCACCTCGACGGCGCCGTGCTCACCGCCAGCGTCGACGACGCGGACATCAACCGGGCCATGTCCGTGCTGGCCGGGCACGGCATCGCGTCGCTGTCGGTCACGCCGCCGTCGCTGGAGGACCTCTTCCTGCGCCACTACGACCTCGATGCAGGTACGACGACGGGCTCGTCGTGA
- a CDS encoding oxidoreductase, whose amino-acid sequence MSYTADSVPDLTGRTAVVTGANGGLGLQTAKVLAGKGADVVMAVRNQEKASRAVEEIRAADPDASLELVELDLASQASVRKAAEQILSTHDRIDILVNNAGLMAMPERQTEDGYEMQFGVNHLGHWTFTALLMPAILAAPQGRVVTVTSTAHHMGRPVDPENPHLRGKYEPWRAYGHSKLANYHFALGLQREFDRAGVDALSLLAHPGLSHSDLQTTTVAEGGGGRTGPFWVWMAAHTGMEVEDGAMPQIRAATDPGAKGGEFYGPRYVNRGPAVRLPVLRPGADAAIRTLWEVSERETGVSLAV is encoded by the coding sequence ATGAGCTACACCGCCGACTCCGTACCCGACCTCACCGGCCGGACCGCAGTGGTGACCGGGGCGAACGGCGGCCTCGGGCTGCAGACCGCCAAGGTCCTGGCAGGCAAGGGCGCCGACGTCGTGATGGCGGTGCGCAACCAGGAGAAGGCGTCGCGCGCGGTCGAGGAGATCCGGGCCGCCGACCCCGATGCGTCACTGGAGCTGGTCGAGCTGGACCTGGCGTCGCAGGCGTCGGTACGCAAGGCCGCCGAGCAGATCCTCTCCACCCACGACCGGATCGACATCCTGGTCAACAATGCCGGCCTGATGGCGATGCCCGAGCGGCAGACCGAGGACGGCTACGAGATGCAGTTCGGCGTGAACCACCTGGGGCACTGGACCTTCACCGCGTTGCTGATGCCCGCGATCCTGGCTGCCCCGCAGGGGCGGGTGGTCACGGTGACATCGACCGCGCACCACATGGGTCGACCCGTGGACCCGGAGAACCCGCACCTGCGCGGCAAGTACGAGCCGTGGCGGGCCTACGGGCACTCCAAGCTGGCCAACTACCACTTCGCCCTCGGGCTGCAGCGCGAGTTCGACCGCGCCGGGGTCGACGCCCTGAGCCTGCTGGCCCACCCGGGCCTGTCCCACAGCGACCTCCAGACCACCACAGTCGCCGAGGGCGGCGGCGGTCGGACGGGCCCGTTCTGGGTCTGGATGGCGGCGCACACGGGCATGGAGGTGGAGGACGGCGCCATGCCGCAGATCCGCGCGGCCACCGATCCGGGGGCGAAGGGCGGGGAGTTCTACGGTCCGCGGTATGTGAACCGCGGCCCGGCGGTCCGCCTGCCGGTGCTGCGGCCGGGCGCCGACGCGGCGATCCGCACGCTGTGGGAGGTCTCCGAGCGCGAGACCGGAGTGTCCCTGGCCGTCTGA
- a CDS encoding patatin-like phospholipase family protein: MAISPLGSLTASARATLRSRSTTAAVEVDGAAETVIVLSGGAALGAAQVGMLSVLAEAGVVPDLLIGCSAGAINAAFFATDPTIDGAEALAEIWRGLSTAQVFGGGRHMLFNMLRGRTGLSSNAGLRDIVRSNIPFRWIQDAPVRLGVVTTHLETGTTVLHRSGEVEDILLASAAIPGVFPPVELTLAHTVEWPGEHVDGGVTALVPAGMAGSYSPRQVWVLDVAGAVKGTGTYHPGSLDPVATGFALALNAQPSIETTHEQGPRVDVIHLPMSSAKRLRSALDFSRTDALIDAGRRSAEEALAHSLW; encoded by the coding sequence GTGGCCATCAGCCCCCTGGGCAGCCTGACGGCGAGCGCCCGTGCGACGCTGCGCTCCCGCTCGACCACGGCCGCCGTCGAGGTCGACGGCGCCGCGGAGACCGTCATCGTGCTCTCCGGCGGTGCGGCGCTCGGGGCCGCGCAGGTCGGGATGCTGTCCGTGCTGGCCGAGGCCGGGGTCGTTCCGGACCTGCTGATCGGCTGCTCCGCGGGCGCCATCAACGCGGCCTTCTTCGCCACGGACCCCACGATCGACGGGGCCGAGGCGCTGGCGGAGATCTGGCGGGGGCTGTCCACCGCGCAGGTGTTCGGTGGCGGCCGGCACATGCTGTTCAACATGCTGCGCGGCCGCACCGGCCTGTCGTCCAACGCCGGCCTGCGCGACATCGTCCGCTCGAACATCCCGTTCCGGTGGATCCAGGACGCCCCGGTCCGCCTGGGCGTGGTGACGACGCACCTGGAGACCGGGACGACCGTGCTGCACCGCTCCGGCGAGGTGGAGGACATCCTGCTGGCGTCCGCCGCGATCCCGGGCGTGTTCCCCCCGGTCGAGCTCACGCTGGCGCACACGGTCGAGTGGCCCGGCGAGCACGTGGACGGCGGCGTGACCGCGCTGGTCCCGGCGGGCATGGCCGGCTCGTACTCGCCCCGCCAGGTCTGGGTCCTTGACGTCGCCGGCGCCGTCAAGGGCACCGGCACCTACCACCCCGGCAGCCTCGACCCGGTGGCCACCGGGTTCGCCCTCGCGCTCAACGCCCAGCCCAGCATCGAGACCACCCACGAGCAGGGGCCCCGGGTCGACGTCATCCACCTGCCGATGTCCAGTGCGAAGCGGCTGCGCTCCGCACTGGACTTCTCCCGCACCGACGCGCTCATCGACGCCGGTCGGCGCTCGGCGGAGGAGGCCTTGGCCCACTCGCTGTGGTGA